A genomic segment from Arcobacter sp. CECT 8986 encodes:
- the dctP gene encoding TRAP transporter substrate-binding protein DctP — protein sequence MNPKFIKGLLLSSLIAISAQAATWKYAIEESISDVQGVYATKFKEYIEKNSSNKIKIYPYGTLGESVDVMEQVQAGIIEFIDQSPGFTGTLIPEAQAFLLPYVFPENSKAIDNFFKNSKAINEMFPKLYEKKGLQLLKMFPEGAVSITTQKPFYKPQDLNGKKIRVMTSPLLVETYKAFGAVPTPLAWGEVYGSLQTKIIDGQENPMFWIESSKLYEVSKVITDIGHNIFTTAVMANKTFYNSLSKENKKLIQKASKYAFEYILDYQKSIIKKAKDKIKKEKPSIKFVTLTNKQREPFREAAKDVYKKYVEMTGESGKKILEQMLVDLKEASK from the coding sequence ATGAATCCAAAATTCATTAAAGGATTACTATTATCTTCTTTAATTGCAATAAGTGCACAAGCTGCAACATGGAAGTATGCAATTGAAGAGAGTATTAGTGATGTTCAAGGCGTTTATGCCACCAAGTTTAAAGAGTATATTGAAAAGAACTCTTCAAATAAAATAAAGATTTATCCTTATGGAACATTAGGTGAATCAGTAGATGTTATGGAGCAAGTTCAAGCTGGTATTATTGAGTTTATTGACCAATCTCCAGGATTTACAGGAACTTTAATTCCGGAAGCTCAAGCATTTTTACTTCCTTATGTATTTCCAGAAAATAGTAAAGCAATAGATAACTTTTTCAAAAACTCAAAAGCAATAAATGAGATGTTTCCTAAGCTTTATGAAAAGAAAGGATTACAGTTACTTAAAATGTTTCCAGAAGGAGCAGTTTCAATAACTACACAAAAACCTTTTTATAAACCACAAGATCTAAATGGTAAAAAAATTCGTGTTATGACATCACCTTTACTTGTAGAAACATATAAAGCCTTTGGTGCTGTTCCTACTCCATTAGCATGGGGAGAAGTTTATGGTTCTTTACAAACAAAAATTATTGATGGTCAAGAAAATCCAATGTTTTGGATAGAGTCTTCTAAATTATATGAAGTATCTAAAGTAATCACAGATATTGGACATAATATTTTTACTACTGCTGTAATGGCAAATAAAACTTTTTATAACTCTTTATCTAAAGAAAATAAAAAACTAATACAAAAAGCAAGTAAATATGCATTTGAGTATATTTTAGATTATCAAAAAAGTATTATTAAAAAAGCAAAAGATAAAATCAAAAAAGAGAAACCTTCTATAAAATTTGTAACACTAACAAACAAACAAAGAGAACCATTTAGAGAAGCTGCAAAAGATGTATATAAAAAATATGTTGAAATGACAGGTGAAAGTGGAAAGAAAATTTTAGAGCAAATGTTAGTTGATTTAAAAGAGGCGTCAAAGTAG
- a CDS encoding TRAP transporter small permease, which translates to MKYYFNKTSKTLQVLLDKVDNTLSKIESILLGLGVILMALNTIINVIGRFVFNHSFFFSAELNRILIILITFAGMGYAARRGRHIRMSAIYDALPKKLKKIFMIFICLITSFVMFSLFYFSLDYINKLIISGRILPSLQIPVYITYIWVPIGFFITAIQYFLTVIKNIIEKDDVYLSTEVIDEYHDVDV; encoded by the coding sequence ATGAAATATTATTTTAATAAAACATCTAAAACTTTACAAGTTTTACTTGATAAAGTAGATAATACTCTAAGCAAGATTGAATCTATCTTGCTTGGATTGGGTGTAATATTGATGGCTTTAAATACAATCATCAATGTAATAGGTAGATTTGTTTTTAATCACAGTTTTTTCTTTAGTGCTGAATTAAATAGAATATTAATTATTTTAATAACCTTCGCTGGAATGGGTTATGCTGCAAGAAGAGGGCGTCATATTAGGATGTCTGCAATATATGATGCACTTCCTAAAAAATTAAAAAAGATATTTATGATATTTATATGTTTAATTACTTCATTTGTAATGTTTTCACTTTTTTATTTTTCTTTGGATTATATAAATAAATTAATCATCTCAGGAAGAATTTTGCCTTCACTTCAAATACCAGTTTATATTACATATATTTGGGTTCCCATAGGTTTTTTTATTACAGCAATACAATATTTTTTAACTGTGATTAAAAATATAATAGAAAAAGATGATGTATATTTATCAACAGAAGTTATCGATGAATATCATGATGTTGATGTGTAA
- a CDS encoding TRAP transporter large permease, whose amino-acid sequence MALLIFSVMLGLLLLGFPMIVPLVVGTFVGFIEIFGDVSKMQFVIQQFLAGIKPASLVAVPMFIFAADIMTRGQSANRLIEMVMKFIGHIKGGLAVSTSAACTLFGAVSGSTQATVVAVGSPLRPKMLKAGYKDSFILALIINSSDIAFLIPPSIGMIIYGVISETSIAELFIAGIGPGLLILLLFSIYSVIYAVVNDVPTEPKASWRSRLKAVKQALWPLGFPIIIVGGIYGGIFSPTEAASICVLYAIILETLVFKTMKLKDVFDTAKSTGLITGVVFILVAAGAAFSWVISFAQIPQELLSSIGINQMQPKEILFVISIAFFIGCMFVDPIVVILILVPIFAPVVKSVGLDPVLVGTIITLQVAIGSATPPFGCDIFTAIAVFKRPYVEVIRGTLPFVLILFFVTAMLIFFPDISLFLRDLAFKE is encoded by the coding sequence ATGGCTTTATTAATATTTTCTGTTATGTTAGGACTTTTACTTTTAGGTTTTCCAATGATTGTTCCTTTAGTTGTAGGAACTTTTGTAGGATTTATAGAGATATTTGGTGATGTTAGTAAAATGCAGTTTGTAATTCAGCAGTTTTTAGCTGGAATAAAACCCGCTTCTTTAGTTGCTGTTCCTATGTTTATTTTTGCTGCTGATATTATGACAAGAGGTCAATCAGCAAATAGATTAATCGAAATGGTTATGAAATTTATAGGACATATAAAAGGAGGTTTAGCTGTTAGTACTTCTGCTGCTTGTACTCTTTTTGGTGCAGTTTCTGGTTCTACACAAGCAACTGTTGTTGCAGTTGGTTCGCCTTTACGTCCAAAGATGTTAAAAGCTGGATATAAAGACTCTTTTATTTTGGCTTTGATTATTAATTCAAGTGATATTGCTTTTTTAATTCCACCTAGTATTGGTATGATTATTTATGGAGTAATTTCAGAAACTTCAATTGCTGAGTTATTTATAGCAGGAATAGGTCCAGGACTTTTAATACTATTACTTTTTTCAATTTATAGTGTTATTTATGCAGTTGTAAATGATGTTCCAACAGAGCCAAAAGCTAGTTGGAGAAGTAGACTAAAAGCAGTAAAACAAGCCTTATGGCCACTTGGTTTTCCTATTATAATTGTAGGAGGAATTTATGGTGGAATATTTAGTCCAACTGAGGCTGCTTCAATATGTGTTTTATATGCAATTATTTTAGAAACTTTAGTTTTTAAAACTATGAAATTAAAAGATGTATTTGATACTGCAAAATCTACTGGATTAATAACAGGAGTTGTATTTATTTTAGTTGCTGCAGGTGCTGCATTTTCTTGGGTTATTTCATTTGCTCAAATACCTCAAGAACTTCTATCTTCAATAGGTATAAACCAAATGCAACCAAAAGAGATTTTGTTTGTTATTTCTATTGCATTTTTTATTGGATGTATGTTTGTTGACCCAATTGTTGTGATTTTGATATTAGTTCCAATTTTTGCACCAGTTGTAAAAAGTGTAGGATTAGACCCTGTTTTAGTTGGTACAATTATTACTTTACAAGTTGCAATTGGTTCGGCAACTCCACCATTTGGATGTGATATTTTTACTGCAATTGCTGTATTTAAAAGACCTTATGTTGAAGTTATAAGAGGAACATTACCTTTTGTTTTGATACTATTTTTTGTAACAGCAATGCTTATATTTTTCCCAGATATATCGCTGTTTTTAAGGGATTTAGCTTTTAAAGAATAG
- a CDS encoding HD domain-containing protein, translating into MHLASFMFKNSILNADKITKNEFLKQLKYVIKEIIVENNLDLQIKDLEYFANKALYQFTIPTKSKSQRAVYTIMLQTIRIVGLLHDVGHLPFSHQVEHALKKVYTKIIQKEILNDKEKEFIEIYEKITQNSTLVLHEAIGKKLLDLLFDIELPELLKKNVNYLKLLKILSTYILENRVYKDFDFSVLHKYIDSTVDADRLDYINRDMLASGYITGPIDHIRITKQAILVKKDNRFVLSFFDMSLIDIEHMLELRFNLYKKVIYNHGIAKTDTVLESVVQYLSSNYFKDTKQIDKLSNSISMLWKFLSLEDSNKQLDTVCLLDENWLISLFKEEYFKIKNSNQITRKDQKYLYCFEEVLFGKRVFSSPWKNLNEFYRVLNFSTVERYKFRESFGYITEFKLKKLQTVLDNFVKKWEIEKKEYFLTYQIVSFNLGVQKDFSLYDGEELINLDEVSTLRKRLKHSMLNTVPFYIYTDRKDLNEEMKSELKSILFEIFTD; encoded by the coding sequence ATGCATTTAGCTTCATTTATGTTTAAAAACTCAATACTTAATGCAGATAAAATAACAAAAAATGAGTTCTTAAAACAACTAAAATATGTAATTAAAGAGATTATTGTAGAGAACAACTTAGACTTACAAATCAAAGATTTAGAGTATTTTGCAAATAAAGCACTATACCAATTTACTATTCCTACAAAATCAAAATCTCAAAGAGCTGTATATACAATTATGCTTCAAACAATAAGAATTGTGGGATTACTACATGATGTTGGTCATCTTCCATTTTCTCATCAAGTTGAACATGCACTAAAAAAAGTATATACAAAAATAATTCAAAAAGAGATTTTAAACGATAAAGAGAAAGAGTTTATTGAAATTTATGAGAAAATAACACAAAATTCTACTTTAGTTTTACATGAAGCAATAGGTAAAAAACTTCTTGATTTACTTTTTGATATTGAGTTGCCAGAACTTCTTAAAAAGAATGTAAATTATTTAAAACTTCTTAAAATATTATCAACTTATATTTTAGAAAATAGAGTTTATAAAGATTTTGATTTTAGTGTTTTACACAAATATATTGATAGTACTGTTGATGCAGATAGACTTGATTATATAAATAGAGATATGCTTGCAAGTGGTTATATTACTGGACCAATTGACCATATTAGAATTACAAAGCAAGCAATACTTGTAAAAAAAGATAATAGATTTGTATTAAGCTTTTTTGATATGTCTTTAATAGACATCGAGCATATGCTAGAGCTTAGATTTAATCTTTATAAAAAAGTTATTTACAACCATGGTATTGCAAAAACAGATACTGTTTTAGAAAGTGTGGTTCAGTATCTATCTTCTAACTATTTTAAAGATACAAAACAAATAGATAAGCTATCAAATTCAATATCTATGTTATGGAAGTTTTTAAGCCTAGAAGACTCAAATAAACAGTTAGATACAGTTTGTTTACTTGATGAAAACTGGCTGATAAGTCTTTTTAAAGAAGAATACTTCAAAATAAAGAATAGTAACCAAATAACAAGAAAAGACCAAAAATATCTATATTGCTTCGAAGAGGTTCTTTTTGGTAAAAGAGTATTTTCAAGTCCTTGGAAAAACCTAAATGAATTTTATAGAGTATTAAACTTCTCAACTGTTGAAAGATATAAATTTAGAGAGAGTTTTGGATACATAACTGAATTTAAATTAAAAAAACTACAAACAGTACTTGATAACTTTGTAAAAAAATGGGAAATTGAGAAAAAAGAGTATTTCTTGACATATCAAATAGTATCTTTTAACTTAGGTGTTCAAAAAGATTTTAGTTTATATGATGGAGAAGAACTAATCAATTTAGATGAAGTATCAACTCTTAGAAAAAGACTTAAACACTCAATGCTAAACACAGTTCCTTTTTATATCTATACAGATAGAAAAGATTTAAATGAAGAGATGAAAAGTGAACTAAAATCAATTTTATTTGAAATTTTCACTGACTAA